A part of Lacinutrix sp. 5H-3-7-4 genomic DNA contains:
- the lysS gene encoding lysine--tRNA ligase: MSQLSEQELVRREKLNKLRNMDINPYPADLFPVSITTKKIKQEFKEGTQVVIAGRLMSRRIQGNASFAELQDSEGRIQVYFNRDEICAGDDKSKYNNVYKKLLDIGDFIGIEGELFTTKVGEKTVLVKDFTLLSKALKPLPLPKVDADGNQHDAFVDPEMRYRQRYADLAVNPHVKEVFVKRTKLFNAMRSFFNDAGYFEVETPILQPIPGGAAARPFITHHNSLDIPLYMRIANELYLKRLIVGGFDGVYEFSKNFRNEGMDRTHNPEFTAMEIYVAYKDYNWMMDFCEKLLEHCAIAVNGTSEATFGEHKVNFKAPYKRITMADSIKEFTGFDITGKTEDEIRTAAKDMGIAVDATMGKGKLIDEIFGEKCEGNYIQPTFITDYPKEMSPLCKEHRDNPELTERFELMVCGKEIANAYSELNDPIDQRERFEHQLKLAQKGDDEATEFIDHDFLRALEYGMPPTSGMGIGMDRLIMFLTNNQSIQEVLFFPQMRPEKKAIPMSEEEKTVFEILKKNTPIDLNELKSQSGLSNKKWDKTIKGLTKLGVAKVNKTDDGLFVEIV; this comes from the coding sequence ATGTCACAATTATCTGAGCAAGAGCTCGTACGAAGAGAAAAGCTAAACAAGCTTCGTAATATGGATATTAATCCATATCCAGCCGATTTATTTCCTGTATCTATAACTACTAAAAAAATTAAACAGGAATTTAAAGAAGGAACACAAGTTGTTATTGCTGGACGCTTAATGTCTCGTCGTATTCAAGGTAATGCTAGTTTTGCAGAGCTTCAAGATAGCGAAGGCCGCATACAAGTTTATTTTAATAGAGACGAAATTTGTGCTGGTGATGATAAAAGTAAATACAACAATGTCTATAAAAAACTTTTAGATATTGGAGATTTTATTGGTATTGAAGGTGAATTGTTTACTACTAAAGTTGGAGAAAAAACAGTATTAGTTAAAGATTTTACTTTATTAAGTAAAGCTTTAAAACCATTACCATTACCAAAAGTTGATGCAGATGGTAACCAACATGATGCCTTTGTAGATCCAGAAATGCGTTACAGACAACGTTATGCAGATTTAGCTGTAAATCCACATGTAAAAGAAGTATTTGTTAAGCGTACAAAATTATTTAACGCTATGAGAAGCTTTTTTAATGATGCTGGATATTTTGAAGTTGAAACTCCTATTTTACAACCTATCCCTGGTGGTGCTGCTGCCAGACCTTTTATAACTCACCATAATAGTTTAGACATACCATTATATATGCGTATTGCTAACGAGTTATACCTAAAACGATTAATTGTTGGTGGTTTTGATGGTGTTTATGAATTTTCTAAAAACTTTAGAAATGAAGGTATGGATAGAACCCATAATCCTGAATTTACAGCAATGGAAATTTATGTAGCTTATAAAGACTACAACTGGATGATGGATTTTTGCGAAAAACTTTTAGAGCATTGTGCTATTGCTGTAAACGGAACTAGCGAAGCTACATTTGGCGAACATAAAGTAAACTTTAAAGCGCCATATAAACGTATTACAATGGCAGATTCTATTAAAGAATTTACTGGTTTTGATATTACAGGAAAAACCGAAGATGAAATTAGAACTGCTGCAAAAGATATGGGTATAGCGGTAGATGCTACTATGGGTAAAGGAAAACTTATAGATGAAATTTTTGGTGAAAAATGTGAAGGTAATTATATACAACCTACATTTATTACAGATTACCCAAAAGAAATGAGCCCACTTTGTAAAGAACATAGGGATAACCCAGAACTTACAGAACGTTTTGAATTAATGGTTTGCGGTAAAGAAATTGCTAATGCATATTCTGAGCTTAACGACCCAATAGACCAACGCGAACGTTTTGAACACCAATTAAAATTAGCTCAAAAAGGAGATGATGAAGCTACTGAATTTATTGATCACGATTTTTTACGTGCATTAGAATATGGTATGCCTCCAACATCTGGAATGGGTATTGGTATGGATAGATTAATTATGTTTTTAACTAACAATCAATCTATACAAGAAGTGTTATTTTTCCCACAAATGAGACCAGAGAAAAAAGCTATACCTATGAGTGAAGAGGAAAAAACAGTTTTCGAAATCCTGAAAAAAAATACTCCTATTGATTTAAATGAATTAAAAAGTCAATCTGGATTAAGCAATAAAAAATGGGATAAAACCATTAAAGGTTTAACTAAACTTGGCGTTGCTAAAGTGAACAAAACTGATGATGGCTTATTTGTAGAAATAGTATAG
- a CDS encoding urocanate hydratase — protein MNSTFKTQILEGIPEQLPAFKPYEKDINHAPKRKAILTKEEEILALRNALRYFDKKHHKTLIKEFKNELDNYGRIYMYRLRPDYKMYARPIEEYPAKSKQAAAIMLMIQNNLDYAVAQHPHELITYGGNGGVFSNWAQYRLTMKYLAEMNDEQTLVMYSGHPMGLFPSHNNAPRVVVTNGMMIPNYSQPDDWEKFNALGVTQYGQMTAGSYMYIGPQGIVHGTTITVLNGFRKIKKEPKGNLFVTSGLGGMSGAQPKAGNIAGCITVCAEVNPKITQVRLDQGWINEKITNLDELVTRVNKAKANKETISIAYLGNIVDVWEKFDEENIHIDLGSDQTSLHNPWAGGYYPVGLSFEEANDMMANNPEAFKAEVQKTLRRHAKAINKHTAKGTYFFDYGNAFLLEASRAGADIMADNGVDFKYPSYVQDIMGPMCFDYGFGPFRWVCASGKPEDLAKTDAIACAILEEIKQNSPEEIQQQMADNIQWIKGAQENKLVVGSQARILYADAEGRAKIAEAFNQAIAKGEIGTVILGRDHHDVSGTDSPYRETSNIYDGSRFTADMAIQNVIGDSFRGATWVSIHNGGGVGWGEVINGGFGMVLDGSKEASTRLKSMLFWDVNNGISRRSWARNEGAIFAIKRAMDSEPNLKVTLPNNVDDAIIDSL, from the coding sequence ATGAACTCAACTTTTAAAACACAAATTCTAGAAGGTATTCCAGAGCAATTACCTGCTTTTAAACCTTACGAAAAAGATATAAACCACGCACCTAAACGAAAAGCTATTCTTACTAAAGAAGAAGAAATACTTGCACTACGAAATGCGCTTAGGTACTTTGACAAAAAACACCATAAAACATTAATAAAAGAGTTTAAAAACGAATTAGATAATTACGGAAGAATCTATATGTACCGTTTGCGTCCAGATTATAAAATGTACGCCAGACCAATAGAAGAGTATCCTGCAAAATCTAAACAAGCGGCAGCAATCATGTTAATGATTCAAAATAATTTAGATTATGCTGTTGCTCAACATCCTCACGAACTTATTACTTATGGCGGTAATGGTGGTGTGTTTTCTAATTGGGCGCAATACAGATTAACAATGAAGTATTTAGCCGAAATGAATGACGAACAAACATTGGTTATGTATTCTGGACATCCAATGGGATTATTTCCATCTCACAACAATGCACCACGAGTAGTTGTTACAAACGGAATGATGATACCTAATTATTCTCAACCAGACGATTGGGAGAAATTTAATGCTTTAGGTGTTACACAATATGGACAAATGACTGCGGGAAGCTATATGTATATTGGCCCACAAGGTATAGTTCACGGTACAACAATTACTGTTTTAAACGGTTTTAGAAAAATTAAAAAAGAACCAAAAGGAAATTTATTTGTTACCTCTGGATTAGGTGGTATGTCTGGCGCACAACCTAAAGCAGGAAATATTGCTGGTTGTATTACAGTTTGTGCAGAAGTAAACCCAAAAATAACACAAGTTCGCTTAGATCAAGGTTGGATAAACGAAAAAATAACCAATTTAGATGAATTAGTAACGCGTGTTAATAAAGCGAAAGCTAACAAAGAAACTATATCTATTGCATATTTAGGAAATATTGTAGACGTCTGGGAAAAATTTGACGAAGAGAACATACACATAGATTTAGGAAGCGACCAAACATCTCTTCACAATCCTTGGGCTGGTGGTTATTACCCAGTAGGTTTGTCTTTTGAAGAAGCAAATGATATGATGGCAAATAATCCTGAAGCCTTTAAAGCCGAAGTTCAAAAAACATTACGTCGTCATGCTAAAGCAATAAATAAACACACTGCAAAAGGTACTTATTTTTTCGATTATGGTAATGCTTTTTTATTAGAAGCGTCTCGTGCTGGTGCAGATATTATGGCAGATAATGGAGTAGATTTTAAATACCCAAGCTATGTTCAAGATATTATGGGACCAATGTGCTTTGATTATGGCTTTGGTCCTTTTCGTTGGGTTTGTGCTTCAGGTAAACCTGAAGATTTAGCAAAAACTGATGCTATTGCTTGTGCTATTTTAGAGGAAATAAAACAAAACTCTCCAGAAGAAATCCAACAACAAATGGCAGATAACATTCAATGGATAAAAGGAGCTCAAGAAAACAAATTAGTAGTAGGTTCTCAAGCTAGAATACTTTATGCAGATGCCGAAGGTAGAGCAAAAATAGCCGAAGCTTTTAATCAAGCTATTGCAAAAGGTGAAATAGGTACTGTTATTTTAGGCCGTGATCACCATGATGTTTCTGGTACAGATTCTCCATATCGCGAAACCAGTAATATTTATGATGGCTCACGCTTTACAGCAGATATGGCAATACAAAATGTAATAGGAGATAGTTTTCGTGGTGCAACCTGGGTAAGTATTCACAACGGTGGTGGCGTTGGTTGGGGAGAAGTTATTAATGGTGGTTTTGGTATGGTTCTTGATGGTAGTAAAGAAGCATCAACTCGCTTAAAATCAATGTTATTCTGGGATGTAAACAACGGAATTTCAAGACGAAGTTGGGCAAGAAATGAAGGTGCTATTTTTGCCATTAAACGTGCAATGGATAGCGAGCCTAATTTAAAAGTCACATTACCTAATAATGTAGATGATGCTATTATAGACTCGTTATAA
- the hemL gene encoding glutamate-1-semialdehyde 2,1-aminomutase produces the protein MIYKRSSSLFLEAEKVIPGGVNSPVRAFKAVGGTPIFVEKAKGAYLYDEDGNQLIDYINSWGPMILGHAFKPVVDAVIEKAKKGTSFGMPTEIETKIAELAVSMVPNIDKIRFVNSGTEACMSAVRLARGFTNKDKIIKFAGCYHGHSDSFLIQAGSGAVTFGSPNSPGVTKGTAKDTLLAKYNDLDNVKALIEANKNEIACIIIEPVAGNMGCIPPKKGFLEGLRTLCDANDILLIFDEVMTGFRLAKGGAQELYNIKADIVCFGKVIGGGLPVGAFAARNEIMNYLAPLGPVYQAGTLSGNPLAMAAGLAMLTTLNTDTEVFNRLAQKTEYLHKGIAKVLNKLNITHTINRVGSMISVHFSETEVVDFDTAAKGNNNTFKNFFHGMLNNGVYIAPSAFETWFITDALTYEDLDNTILACENVFK, from the coding sequence ATGATTTATAAACGAAGTAGTTCACTTTTTTTAGAAGCAGAAAAAGTGATTCCTGGTGGAGTAAACTCTCCAGTAAGAGCCTTTAAAGCCGTTGGTGGAACACCAATATTTGTAGAAAAAGCAAAAGGCGCATATTTGTATGATGAAGATGGAAACCAATTAATAGATTATATTAATTCTTGGGGACCAATGATTCTTGGTCATGCTTTTAAGCCAGTAGTAGATGCTGTAATTGAAAAAGCTAAAAAAGGAACCTCGTTTGGAATGCCAACCGAGATAGAAACAAAAATTGCAGAATTAGCAGTTTCTATGGTTCCAAATATAGATAAAATTCGTTTTGTAAATTCTGGTACAGAAGCTTGTATGAGCGCTGTAAGATTAGCAAGAGGTTTTACTAATAAAGACAAAATAATAAAATTCGCCGGTTGTTATCACGGGCATAGCGATTCATTTTTAATACAAGCAGGAAGTGGAGCTGTAACTTTTGGCTCACCTAACAGTCCAGGCGTTACAAAAGGAACAGCAAAGGATACTTTATTAGCAAAATACAACGACTTAGACAATGTTAAAGCATTAATTGAAGCTAATAAAAATGAAATAGCTTGTATAATAATTGAACCAGTTGCAGGAAATATGGGATGCATTCCACCTAAAAAAGGCTTTTTAGAAGGATTACGTACATTATGCGATGCTAATGATATTTTGCTAATATTTGATGAGGTCATGACTGGTTTTCGTTTAGCAAAAGGTGGCGCACAAGAATTATATAATATTAAGGCAGATATTGTTTGTTTTGGTAAAGTAATTGGTGGTGGTTTACCTGTTGGAGCTTTTGCGGCAAGAAATGAAATAATGAATTATTTAGCACCGCTTGGTCCTGTTTATCAGGCAGGAACATTAAGTGGTAATCCTTTAGCAATGGCAGCAGGTTTAGCCATGTTAACAACATTAAATACAGATACAGAAGTATTTAATAGATTAGCACAAAAAACCGAATATCTACATAAAGGTATTGCAAAGGTTTTAAACAAATTAAATATAACACATACTATTAATAGAGTAGGTTCAATGATTTCTGTACACTTTAGCGAAACCGAAGTCGTTGATTTTGATACTGCAGCAAAAGGAAATAATAATACATTTAAAAACTTTTTTCACGGTATGCTTAATAATGGTGTTTATATTGCACCAAGCGCCTTTGAAACTTGGTTTATAACAGATGCATTAACCTACGAAGATTTAGATAATACAATTCTAGCCTGCGAAAACGTTTTTAAATAA
- a CDS encoding DUF4136 domain-containing protein yields MKLLKTLPILLLLVVVSSCTSVRVASDYDKNADFDSYKTFAFFKTGIDKAEISDLDKRRILRAIEAEMIAKGFTKSENPDLLVSIFTKSREQVNVYNNGFGPYGYGWGWSPWYWNNGFNRTSVSTSTQGSLYIDLIDASKKELIWQGKGQGYLTNSSNIDKKEARIKEFVAKIMTKYPPETNK; encoded by the coding sequence ATGAAATTATTAAAAACTCTACCTATTTTACTACTTCTTGTAGTAGTTAGCTCGTGTACTTCAGTTCGAGTAGCTTCAGATTATGATAAAAATGCAGATTTTGATTCTTACAAAACGTTTGCCTTCTTCAAAACTGGAATTGATAAAGCCGAGATAAGCGACTTAGATAAACGCCGAATTCTTAGAGCTATTGAAGCCGAAATGATTGCTAAAGGATTTACAAAATCTGAAAATCCAGATTTATTAGTAAGTATTTTTACAAAATCTAGAGAACAAGTTAATGTTTACAATAATGGTTTTGGACCATATGGTTATGGTTGGGGTTGGAGCCCTTGGTATTGGAACAATGGTTTTAATAGGACCTCTGTTAGCACATCTACTCAAGGTTCTTTATATATAGATTTAATAGATGCTTCTAAAAAAGAATTGATTTGGCAAGGTAAAGGTCAAGGTTACCTAACAAACTCTTCTAATATTGATAAAAAAGAAGCTAGAATAAAAGAATTTGTTGCTAAGATTATGACCAAATATCCACCTGAAACAAATAAATAA
- a CDS encoding YqaE/Pmp3 family membrane protein, with product MSIWRVILSVICPPLAVIDKGCGSIIITFLLWLCGWVPGVIAALVILNNPER from the coding sequence ATGAGTATTTGGAGAGTAATTCTTTCTGTTATTTGTCCGCCTTTAGCCGTTATAGATAAAGGTTGTGGCTCAATTATTATTACATTTTTATTATGGCTTTGTGGTTGGGTTCCAGGCGTTATAGCTGCCCTAGTAATTTTAAATAATCCTGAAAGATAA
- a CDS encoding glucosaminidase domain-containing protein, producing MKKIILLLCLSLFIASCGSKKRVVTSKSKTKKERVVKKPRKRKEVKVTSEPAPKPVVIEDTPEVYNSPTEEYIAIYSDIAKDEMKSYGIPASITLAQGILESGSGKGRLSTEANNHFGIKCHSGWTGGKIYHDDDASQECFRKYKNSKYSFRDHSLFLKERKRYSDLFNLQKDDYEGWAKGLRKAGYATDRKYPQKLISLIERYQLYRFDNEVLGKDNGVNEKHIVVAGDTLYSLAKKYNLTVETLKSLNGLENNSLFVGQILYVKPLPKD from the coding sequence ATGAAAAAAATAATATTACTACTGTGTTTATCACTATTTATAGCTAGTTGTGGCTCTAAAAAAAGAGTTGTTACAAGTAAATCTAAAACAAAAAAAGAGCGTGTTGTAAAAAAACCACGTAAAAGAAAAGAAGTTAAAGTTACATCAGAACCAGCACCTAAGCCTGTAGTAATTGAAGATACACCAGAAGTATATAACTCACCAACCGAAGAGTATATTGCCATTTATAGTGATATAGCAAAAGATGAAATGAAAAGCTACGGTATTCCTGCAAGTATAACCTTAGCTCAAGGCATATTAGAATCTGGATCTGGAAAAGGACGTTTATCTACAGAAGCTAATAATCATTTTGGTATAAAATGTCACTCTGGTTGGACTGGAGGAAAAATTTATCATGATGATGATGCGAGCCAGGAATGTTTTAGAAAATATAAAAATTCAAAATATTCTTTTAGAGATCATTCTTTATTTTTAAAAGAAAGAAAACGTTATTCAGATTTATTTAACCTTCAAAAAGATGATTATGAAGGTTGGGCAAAAGGATTAAGAAAAGCAGGTTATGCAACAGATAGAAAATACCCTCAAAAATTAATAAGCCTAATAGAACGTTACCAGTTATATAGATTTGATAATGAGGTTTTAGGGAAAGATAATGGTGTAAACGAAAAACATATTGTTGTAGCAGGTGATACACTATATTCACTGGCCAAAAAATATAACCTAACTGTAGAAACATTAAAAAGTTTAAATGGGTTAGAAAATAATTCACTTTTTGTTGGCCAGATACTTTATGTAAAACCTTTACCAAAAGATTAA
- a CDS encoding DUF5522 domain-containing protein yields the protein MKKYIPLEDGDYYLTPEGYRCFTEQYHLKRGYCCESGCRHCPYGYNKNTNSTNKKS from the coding sequence ATGAAGAAATATATTCCATTAGAAGACGGCGATTATTACTTAACGCCAGAAGGCTACAGGTGCTTTACAGAGCAATACCATTTAAAAAGAGGTTATTGTTGTGAAAGCGGTTGTAGGCATTGCCCATACGGTTATAATAAAAACACTAATTCCACTAATAAAAAGAGTTAA
- a CDS encoding 1-aminocyclopropane-1-carboxylate deaminase/D-cysteine desulfhydrase → MIFDLENVLNKKIITKNALNVEVHLKREDTIHPIISGNKYRKLKYNLKEAKQQNKNTVVTFGGAYSNHIAAVAAAGKVYGFKTIGVIRGEEIKDKLERNATLKYAKSCGMTFKFISRLEFRNKNEFYFIENLKNEFGDFYNIPEGGTNALAIKGCEEILTQDDFKFNYVCTSVGTGGTVAGIINSTKPNQQVLGFSALKGDFLREDISKFAKQDNWKLITNYHFGGYAKINEELITFINTFKAINNIQLDPIYTGKMLFGIQDLIEKKYFPEGSKILAIHTGGLQGIQGMNERLKQKGLPIIK, encoded by the coding sequence ATGATATTTGATTTAGAAAACGTATTAAATAAAAAAATAATTACTAAAAACGCTTTAAATGTAGAAGTTCATTTAAAACGTGAAGACACTATACACCCAATTATTTCTGGAAACAAATACAGAAAATTAAAATATAATTTAAAAGAAGCCAAACAACAAAATAAAAATACTGTTGTCACATTTGGTGGAGCCTACTCAAACCATATTGCCGCTGTTGCAGCTGCAGGAAAAGTGTATGGTTTTAAAACAATAGGAGTAATAAGAGGTGAAGAAATTAAAGATAAATTAGAGCGTAATGCTACTTTAAAGTATGCAAAATCTTGTGGCATGACTTTTAAATTTATTAGTAGATTAGAATTTAGAAATAAAAATGAATTTTATTTTATAGAAAATTTAAAAAATGAATTTGGAGATTTTTATAATATTCCAGAAGGTGGCACTAACGCTTTAGCTATAAAAGGTTGTGAAGAGATTTTAACACAAGACGATTTTAAATTTAATTACGTCTGCACATCTGTAGGAACAGGAGGAACAGTTGCAGGAATAATAAATAGTACAAAACCTAATCAGCAAGTTTTAGGTTTTTCGGCTTTAAAAGGCGATTTTTTAAGAGAAGATATTAGTAAATTTGCAAAACAAGATAACTGGAAGTTAATTACTAATTATCATTTTGGTGGTTATGCCAAAATAAATGAAGAGCTAATAACGTTTATTAATACATTTAAAGCTATTAATAATATACAGTTAGATCCTATTTATACAGGAAAAATGCTTTTTGGAATCCAAGATTTAATTGAAAAAAAATATTTTCCGGAAGGTTCAAAAATTTTAGCAATTCATACTGGAGGTCTACAAGGCATTCAAGGTATGAATGAAAGACTAAAACAAAAAGGGTTACCAATAATAAAATAA